Below is a window of Nerophis lumbriciformis linkage group LG20, RoL_Nlum_v2.1, whole genome shotgun sequence DNA.
taaaaggtgtttaaagaagcacttttaaaaaccATGTATTCATTATCATCTTCTTCTTAGACAAATTGTAAAGATGAAAGAAGGTCAAGTGATTTCATACATTGATTTGGGGTATCTTCATTATCAGAGAGAAATAAACATGAAGGTTGATTGCATCATCAATTGAAATGTAATGTGGCATGAAAAAAAAGTGTAAGCTGATTTGTTTGGCTGTGCGCATATGTTCCAGTCACAGACTACAGGTGAATATGTTCATGAttgaaaaaacaacacaaaaaaaccaCTTCTGGGGTATTCATGGTTGAGCATCCTCAAACGTCTGGTCAATGAAGGAGATCATCAGGTGTGCTTTCTTGCCTTACCAAGATGGAGCAGTGTTGGCCAGTCGTCTCATACGTCTACAAAGAaatgaaaaatgtattcattacacaattatgatggtataactgtttgGAATGTGCTTTACTGCTGCAATTGTATCAAATCAAGAATAAGaaattaaagtaccgtatttttcggattataagtcgcagttttttttcatagtttggccgggggtgcaacttatagtcTGGAGTGATTTAtatatgaaattattaacacattactgtaaaatatcaaataatattatttatctcattcagaatcagaatcagaatcagaatcagctttattgtcattacgcaaggtacgtaagagactaggcgtatatcagcaatcgtcacacacacacgtcaaccaataaacatGTAggaggcgggtcatggcagaagtgcattgtggggaaaaaaatgctacctgctactacttccgtacctatgaaatttgatcatttcaacattggcggtaacttataaaatctGAGAAGAGccgaacaaaaatggcaccgaaaaggaaataatatactgcaggttacaagctggaagtagtgaaatatgcagcagaaaacggcaatcgagcagcagaaagaaaggaagcggcgcattgtctacctttggagttggcagagttgtttagaagcgacacagaggaagaagatttcattggatttagcgattaggagtgacagattgtttggtaaacgtatagcatgttctatatgttatagttatttgaatgactcttagcataatatgttacgttaacataccaggcacgttctcagttggttatttatgcgtcatataacgtacacttattcagcctgtcgttcactattctttatttattttaaattgcctttcaaatgtctattcttggtgttggattttatcaaataaatttccccccaaaaatgcgacttatactctagtacgacttataccgtatttttcggactataagtcgacgtttttttcatagtttggccgtgggtgcgacgtatactccggagcgacttatgtgtgaaatgattcacatattaccgtaaaatatcaaataatattatttatctcattcgcgtgagcgacgaagcaaatgtccgcaatcatcacacacacgtcagcaatcgtcactcacacgccaaccaataagaattcggcgggggcgggtcatggcagaagtgcattgtgggttttggaatgctaactgctatatgctatacgctactgccggagctactAAAATAgatcacatcaacaatcgcggtaacttataaaaactgagaaggactaaactaaaatggcaccgaaaaggaaatcatatactgcagattacaagctggacatagtgaaatatgcaccagaaaacggcgatcgagcagcagaaagaatggacgcgagcggggcgcataccaggagtgacaccgaggaggaagatttcatgggatttagcgatcgggagtgacagattgtttggtaaacgtatagcatgttctatatgttatctatatgttatagttatttgaatgactcttaccatgatgtgttggttaacataccaggcacgttctcagttggttatttatgcgtcatatggcgtacacttattcagcctgttgttcacgattattcatttattttaaattgcctttcaaatgtctattcttggtgttgggttttatcaaataaatttcccccaaaaatgcgacttatactccagtgcgacgtatatatgtttttttcttctttattgtgcattttcggctggtgcaacgtatactccggagcgacttatagtccgaaaaatacggtatatgattttttccttctttattatgcattttcggctggtgcgatttatacaccggagcgatttataattcgaaaaatatggtacaggaGAATAACATTTAATGAGTTTACCGATATTTTTGATGAATATGAGGATTACTTACCAGTATTACATTTTCAAATCAAACAGGATTGTGCTACAATGCAGCAGACACATGCACAGTATGCTCGCATTGCGACACTTGACGAGACAAAAACACCACAACAAACCAACACGTAAAAACAAGAACCAGCGCAACCTGGAGACATTTGTAAACATCATGGAAGCTAAGTTCATCATTCTGTTCACTGTCAAACTCAGTCGAGACTGCTGCCTTAAGTTTTTCGTGTTATTCTGTGTTGGAAAACACTTATGTCATCATATAACATTACATACCATTGTACGTTTAATATTTGTACTGTTCTTGCTGTGGTTTATTCATACCGAGTGTAGCAATGTTCCTTTTCTTATTCGCTCAGTCTCACTGAGAAGAACACATTTTTCACTACAGTGAAAGCATATTCTGACCAAGTCGCTTTGATCTGTATCTCTTCCTTCTCTTTTCTACTCCTTTGAAACCATTGACTCCCTTATTACATTAATGTCTCAGAAGCCAGGTGCCTTCCACCAAGGTCTCCTTTTTTCTAACTGAAACCTACATTAAAGCAACCTCAAAAATCCAATTTTAAAAGCAAGACGcaagtttatgcatgttttgaATAAAAGTAGCGTAAATAGATTTTTTAGgcttttcaaaattagatttaggaccttttatgagattttaggaaatttttagacattttaaggccttaaattcaaattgTTGGATTTTAGACTTTTAAATACCCCGCGGATACCCTGTTCTGATACTTTTGAAAAGGGCGACAGCGTGAGGGTTTTATTTGCATCTAAGGGAACGCCTCAACATGTTTGCAAACTGACTCAAAAAGGGggttatgtgtgtgaatgtggagcaAAATGCACACCaatgcatatccaatacatattatctacaccagtgtttcttaaccctaGGGTcacccaaaaatatatttttctaagcTGTGGCCGGTATGGGTCGCAACAATACACAACTTGTAATATACTTTTCCACCactcgtggcagtaatgacaatatctaacaaccagaagaagtctggagctaaagtcgtaGAGAAGAAAATTCTTCAGCTTaacaattatgactaaagtggtgaagctatattttccatccatccatccattttctaccgcttgtcccttttggggacggGGGCCGGGGCttgggggcctatctcagctgcattagggcggtaggcggggtacaccctggacaagtcgccaacacagacaacattcacactcacattcactagggccaattttagtgttgccaatcaacctatccccaggtgcatgtctttgcaggtgggaggaagccggagtacccggagggaacccatgcagtcacggggagaacatgcaaactccacacagaaagatcccgagccattttcatttgcacttaaattctattgacagtttagttaagatatatatatcattattttttttaaattagattagttagaatttatttattCCTTGGACTATTTATTCAGGCCTAAATTGATGCTGAGAAAGGACAAAACTAGAAATGTGTGGATGTAGTTAAGCAAAATGATTTACTACAAAATGTTCAAAATTCAGTAGTTTGGTTGTACACAGTCATTCAAGGGTAATTAAGGTATTCAGTATGAATATGAATAGGATGTGTGTCCCAATAGGTATCCATATCATGTATATACCTTGTGTTCCTGTCTTGATCTCGGATCTTCTTCTCCATTTCAGCATCTGTGAGTGTCTCTAGAAGGGGGCACCACTGGTCGGCGTCGCCTGTGTTACGGATGGCAATCTCGACAGTGGGAAGCGGGTTCTCACTggcagaaaatacaaaaatgaacatGTATCTATGCACAGCTGTGATCACAAGTTAACATTCACACAAGGACATGAATGGATTAATAATTTTCAAGCTTCAATTGATTTatagaatgtgagtgtgaatgttgtcggtctatctgtgttggccctgcgatgaggtggcaacttgtccagggtgtaccccgcgttccgcccgaatgcagctgagataggctccagcaccccccgcgaccccaagagggacaagcggtagaaaatggatggatggaattgattTATATGAACTGGTATTTTTTTCAAGGTGGACGtaatactgtaaaaataacaccaCCAGCTAGATGATGCTACCATtaatggtttaacagaacacatatgTACTAATATATATAATGCTAATATATATTATTACTGATTATATTGAATGAAAATAGCACATCGGTTGGAGAAGTTGGCTTGCCATTATCCCAggtagctgttttttttttaatcgagtaCACCTGCAAAAAAAATCCACCATTGGACCAAAAAAAGCTGCAAATGccaacactttgataaagaaggcgagaaactctattgaattcaagaaagaactcataccaaagaataaaagtggcatCCGCATCGGTCTCCCCTCCCCTGCCCCCTTGGGCCCTTTGCGTTGTCTTCGCCAAAAAAAaagtcttcaataaaggtaaaagttattttatatgttcatttatCAATCATTTGTATACAAAATAAATTCTGcatgtaaaaatataattaatcttgattaaatgtgtttgtctttgtaTGTTTGGGTTTCTGAAACAGAttcattggatttacattatttcctatGGAAAAATGTGTTAACTAAGGAAAACTAGGTATAActgtattgtattttattgataaattaaatacattgaaATCTAAATCACATCACTTaaaataagactggaaataaaCCACAAAGTCAAGGAAATTGCAATAGAAATAATGGGGACAAGTAAATTGGCCATAACACAAATGATCAGACCAACAGGGTCAGAAAAGGGAGCACGAATCAAACCCAAATCCCTCATGGTACAAAGCACctcaattaaaatgtaaaatgtctGCATTACCTGAAGGCATACGTTCTTTGGTGCCAGCTGAGCTGTCCCCGAATGCTGTAGGCGATCGTGGTAACAAATTCTCCCCCAAGACCGAGTTCAGAGCATAGCTTCAGTGCAAACGACTCAGGAGAGTTTTCACGTTCTGACATGTCCCATTCAAACTGGTCTACCAGAGAGATGTTTCCTACGTGAATGTTGAGCTGTATAAAACAAGACAAACACACATTAATCCAGGGGTCTTCAAACTACGGccccccccagcgtccaaaatcaggcccgcggTAAGTctcaaggtttttgttttttttgtccgactgcttctatgttagctacctctctttgtttataatgtctattttctgctggatctactctctattttatgctgccctttttgtttgctgcagctgttacatattctGTAGTACTGTACAtgaggggtgtccaactcatttgagctcaggggccgcatggagggaaatctgtgcacacgcgggcctaactattaaaatcatggcattaaaacaaaaaaataaagacaacttcagattgttttctttgtcttactttggccataaatagaacaaacatattctgaaaaatattacaataaaaatatagaaaaaaatacccggttcagcggtaaagtttagatcaggggtctccaaactacggcccgccagcgtccaaaatccggcccacgggaagtctctagtttttttttttaatttgtcctttctaatctattttctaccgcttgttaatcTCAGGGtcgcctagccgctcaggcaaatcatattgtctaaaaatgtattttcccatcgataacgtgacatcatcgcgctcgcacCGCAGTGTCAGGCGAGCACGCAGCAAGTGCACACTCTTTTAGTCAAATAatgcgtgaggaatatatataagccaaattttttttactcaatgcggcccccgagtcaaaaagtttggggacccctgcattaaTCCCTTAATTTATTAATAAGATAGCTTTTAGAACCCTTCCAATAAAGACTGCTGGTCAGATACAGAATTGTAATATCAAAAGTGTGTACTCAAATGACTATTTATGGATTAGACCTTTGGGACAGGGCTTTCTAGGCCATTatgtatctaccgtattttttggagtataagtcgcacctgccgaaaatgcataataaagaaggaaaaaaacatataagtcgccaaactatgaaaaaaaactgcgacttatagtccgaaaaatacggtaacaatataacttaaagttcaagttaacgcAACAAATCAAAAAGTTATGGACATattttcatgaaactttcagGTAATGTCCAAAATGGGTTAAATAACAACTGATAAGATTTTGGGCCGGATTTGGATCATTTCTACTATGTTACTTCACATTTAAGCTTCTGTGTCTGTACATGgtgatagctcaaaaagttatggttCATCTACCTTTCAGGAAATATCAGAAGTGACATTAGAAACAAGTGATTGAGTCTTTAAAACAAAGTTGTTTCGATCTCTGGCTATAAGGTAATGCCAGCAAGTAAGACtgtatgttttggagtgttcactgTGGCATTAGCTACGTCATCTATCTGCTCGGAGGCTAATAACTAAAATCATGCTCACAATTTAAAGCATAAAACAAAGCAGAGAGTAAGCTCAAATTTCAAAACACTTACATCCCCGTAAGGTAATAGTAAGTTGAGGTGCCACCGTACATTGAATATTCCACTAGTCTTTGGGACCTACCTTGATAATGACTCTCTGGTCTGCCTGCTCCTCTAATAGGCTATCAGTCGGGTACGACTCTATCTGTTGACGTATGGCTGATGTGATGGCAGGGACAAAGGCCAGAGGATTCAAGTCCAAGTCATCACACAAAATCTCTGCAAACATCTCTGGGGTCATCAGTTTTTCTGTTGGAGAATGTTGTAAAAGCGGTCAAATAGatttccaaaacaaaacaaagcagtTGGTTGCCAATTAATTATACCATTCATGTTCCACGTGAAGGCATCTCTGAGTTTTTGCCCGTCTATCTCCATGTCAAGGCGTATGGGTACCAACACCTCTATCTGGGCAGCATTCTCATGGATCACTGCAGGATCATGATCATCAAAGCTAAGGACAAACTGCATTTTAGCAACGTCTCGCATTCATTGCAATTATTCCTGCAAAAGCCCCACAGTTAAAAAGATGAATGAAAAATTATGCAAAAACTTGGAACAGCCAAACCCCACAGGGATATAGTTATGTACAATCGCATAGTCCCCAAAACACTGTGCCTGTCACCTACACGCATCATAAACTCCATTATAATCTTGAACAAACACACCAAAAGATCCCTTATTGTTCTCTGTCAGCTCTGTTGTCCACTAGTTGCAGACTTCTCCATGTttgtttttatgcttgaaaagttCTTATCCATCATCAACTATCCTTCCCATTCAAACTGGGGAACTGTTCAACGTTATCCAAAGCAGTGATTtattggtaaatgagagacgatgaCAGGTTATCACATGAAATGGAAACAAGGAAGTAAAGATGTAGatgtgttgctaaatgtttacatactacattacccagaaggttaAAGCATCATTGTTGGGAACGGAAAGGGGTCTGCGCTACGAGTAAATACGAGAGTTGTTCTGTTAaagcaataaagagttgatatattgttacaccttgctgttcctgctttgtttacacacacaaaaaacatgacagtacaagtattgcagttgtgcgcGCATTTGAgcgctactttgggacaaattcaaTCTGTAAAAATTACGATGAAATTGTGGGGATTGGAAAATATGATAATGATCATTTACAGTGATTGGTTGAATTTGAGTGAATTGATATGATTGCAACATCATGAATTCCTGAAGGGTTACATTACGATTTAAACACAAGCCAGGTTCAGAAAGGTTGAGGACTCTGGTCAAGACCCACCAGTGCAATTATGACTATTTTTGTTTAACTTTCATACCACAGTGGGAAGGTCCTCCTCTTGTCCCGACCCATGCGGTTGCGGTTGATGGTCGTGGAACAAGGCACTGCATCTAAATGGTGGGAGCTGTTTGGTAGCGTAGGCACCCACTGACTGCTTCTCTTTGCTTTCTGCTCCctgtggggaaaaaaattgttaaacTAGATGCTTGCACTCCCTCTGACAAACATTCAATTTCATACCTACACCAGTGGCATTCCAGTACATTCTGTGACTgagatttgtttgtttatttgttagATTTTGAATTATTACTTAAACCCAATATTTGAACATAGTACATATACACTCCTGTACCAAATCTTGAGATAGGTGGAAAATGTGAAGTTTTCAAATATTCTTCTTCATTCAAATCTCTAATGCAAAATTCATGCTAGTACACCCATAACACACTTTTACACCGAGCAtactttatcacacacacacacacacacacacacacacacacacacacacacacacacacacacacacacacacacacacacacacacgggatgAAACGATATAAAACCTTCATATCACGattaatatgaaaaaaatatctcatggttttatcattattatcacgctATTGTTGAATGTttccaaacattaaatatacacACGCTGAACTGTTTAGACCATATTTTATTACAAATAAGTGAAAAAGACACAAAATACACTTTCTTGACAGAAGAAACATTAATATATAGTTCTGACTCATTAAGAGCCGtattatttgagtgtttaaatatgaTTATCCTCTTCTGTTTTACTTTGTGAAGGTTTTGGAGTGTTTAATAATAAAAGCTAAACTGGTGTTGTGCGCTGTCACGTAAGTTCAATTGCTGTTGTCGACACAGTGGTGTCATATTCCTCTGAGTTTAGATCTATTGCTATGTGTTAAATAGGATCATATTATTTTCCCGAATATTTGAAGCACttgattgtggtctacataacatgtaattgtggtgcTTTAACCACTAATGTCCCAAATTCTAAACAGCTCATCtggagcaggtttggaagaaggcaagattgttttatattgttttagtgCTTCAGAAAAGTATACAATTGTAAAACAATTCCTTAACTTCTCACATGGCAAGTTTTGAGGCTTTTGCTGACATACTGTGCAACCGAAAAGTATTAACAGTGCTTCACTttccccacattttgttatgttaaagccttattccaaaatgcaatacattattttatttcctcaaaattctacagacaataccccataatgacaatgtgatttttttcatttatttagcacatttatcaaaaataaaaaaaatcacatgtacataagtattcacagcttttgctcatgttgatgcacatttggcagaaattacagcgtcAAGTCTTGTTGAACACGATGccataagcttggcacacctaactTTGGGTAGTTTCgcacattcctctttgcagcccctctcaagctccatcaggttggatagaAAGTTttggttttcattcaggatgtctctgtacattgctgcattcatctttccctctatccggactactctcccagttcctgctacagcatgatgctgccaccaccatgtttcactgtagggatggtattgaccGGTTGATGAGCATGGCtttctccaaacatgatgcctgacaTTCAcgtcaaagagttcaatctttttcTCATCAACCAGAGAATTTtggttctcatggtctgagagtctttcaggtgcatttttgcaaactttttactaagaaatggctacCGTCTAGCCCGATTGGTGATTTGTTACAGAGATGACTGTCCTTCTGTAAAGTTCTCCTCTCTTTACAGAGGTATGCTGAAGCTCTGACAAAGTGACcaccgggttcttggtcacctccctgactagacaaagataaatgcagcaatgtacagagacatcctgggtgGAAACCAACGCTTCCgagccaacctgatggagcttgagaggtgcttcaaagaggaatgggcaaagaggaatgagcaAAACTGAAAATAGGTGTGTCAAGCtaatggcatcatattcaaaaagacttgaggctgtaattgctgccaaaggtgcattaaCAAAGTATTGCGCAAAAGCTGTCAATTCTTAAGTAaatgtaatttttgttttgttttgaaaaagaAGTGCAAATTtcgctaaaaaaaaacattttcaaattgtcattatgagatattgtctgtagaattttgagaacaaaaatgaatttattccattttggaataaggctgtgacataacaaaatgtggaaaaagtgaagcacagaATACTTTCCGGGTGCACTGTACAGTTaacaacatgtttggaaagtggcAAAACTCACCCCAAAACATCAACCACTGGGTCAGTCAAAAATATGAGTGTATTTCTGGGTGAATGCAGCTATCGAACAAATTTGCAAGCATTGAGTTTGTACGATTGTTCTCTATTCGATCAATTTTCAATTTAACAGCTAGATGAATTTGAAAaactatcagtgtttcccacacattcatttatttgtggcggcccgccacaaaagaaatacgtccgccacaaatggatttttcggcttttgactcgctcgaccgctcataaaagcaatgggactctgtctgtgaatggagcttgtagttacaactccggtgcagtaggtggcggtagcctactatgcattgaaaCTCCGCCAAAATcttctggtgggccagaagaagaagaagaagaagaagaagaagaagaagaagagggactgacggacggacgggatcaaaatacgaggataatataggttataggtagataggttatagctgcatcgctcgcggctcgtcatatatttaacgttaatccgcgatttcaccgagcgtttcactaacGATGTggtggccggggcagacgcacgtagtaacagtcacgtgttaatagtgatgggtccggcaacaccgatgcatcggcgcatgcgtcgagctcataaagcaaaaccctgtgtcggtgcgcgtaccgcttttagaaagtcacgtgaccgatcatgagctgttttggtcacgtgaccgatacgcgaaccgtgtcgcactgacgcctcctctgtgccctgtgagcgggtcttttctacagccggagaaataactaagaagagaaagcgtctaaaattgaataagtTGTAAAAAcgggttttttttgtaataaaaatgtgtaaaaaaataaaaaaaaaatccaggtccacaagcatcctcattcacaacacgttctcttagatttccatgttatgatacatgttcacattatttattgactgtatctaaaaaagataaaaaaatatatttttatttaaattaagttatgaaataatcctaaatgaaatacaatgacttggtttatattattgtatatactaggtcataaaatcagtgtcagttgagtcggtccataggttgcctgtagggatttttaatgtccagcagatgtcagtatttagtgacacagtattcgacacagtatcaatacagttttgtgtCAATGTGTCAAAAACGCTTCATgaagcctcatcaacccatcactacctgttaccataccgacgagctaacgtgtccaggttataaccctgttgtcaataaacacacgtggagacggtgcttcagatactgcattaatactgaagctaaattgtccactgtccactgcagcatgtgaatgcaatgaaaagaataaaatctgagccaaccagctgttaaaatgttgtccaggttaatgttttggccattaaaggcccttcatttcaagatttcaactgtgatcggactttaaacaggtggctgacctgttcagatgagtgtaactgctactggtcaaataatgtgaaatagcatttaattttacatgtatgcaatgccatttaaatgtaattatagataataataataataataataataaatactttgtagtgttgtaaatagtcaacgggaaggattttagtaagatataagccatgagcactacgcaGCCAGAAAAaatcctaggcaggacaagtaaaaatattggggcaagtagatttgaaaagttgggcaagtagaaaaaaagcttaacgttgaaccctgcatgtgttgagctgctgccgctttaggttagacggcactgtacatagagcggttctgctcgttagtaataaattctaatgttggatgttcactccttcacacagatgatgtatgcactaattaaaggggcagagctttaagagacatttcagcttttatattttataagatatattttttgtaagaaccataattaataaatatatttcagtgaataactaattgttcaaatctgtatataaatatgtacataaagtgttgtaattatattccaactccgcgttcttcttggtcatcgcccctgccgccgccgccccccgaccacaccaccacaaatagatgcctgtcctgtgggaaacactgactaTGGAGACATTAGTTTTTTAGTCTATGTTTAAAGCGATGTTTATTTTTTCAGTCTTGGTTTCAAAAACAAATGAGCGAATACTACACTGATTCATTGTATGTGCAGATTTTTTATTGCTGCTAGCTATTCTAAGCTAACTGAAATGCATTATGTCAGCTTGTAAGCATTTCTTCTACTGCGGTTAAATTAAGTGTTTTTACTTGCCACTGTATGTTCATGGTCCAGAGATACAAAGAGCTTGTATCTGCTTGTTACTGCTGTGCATTTCAATCTGAATAAGAAGTAGATGAAGCCACAGCATGATGTTGCCCTGTGAAAATGACATGTACCCAGGTGCAAATACTACATGTTCACCTTAAAATCCGTTTTGGAAAGAATGGCTGTTACTGCTTCGTATTTCAATTAGCGTCACTACCTTTAATAACAAAATCTTAATTTTTTACTATTAATTGAAACATATTTCATTAAATTGCTATTCCTCCAATAGCCAATGAATCTGGACCACCACAAATGAATATGGCGCTGCGtttttgtttttcatgtttttttactcactttttaTTTCCCCTaatcatggccaattatgcaaattagattacATAATTTTGCAACACACACACCCAGGGGGGTAGCACCAAATTCTGACCACAagactctaaagcaggggtctcagacacgcggcccgcgggccaattgtagcccgcgagacgttattttgcggcccgcaccttaataggaaaatttaatgttagtgcggcccacaagttttatatgaatggcgcttaacaaagtcatacttgccaccctcccgatttttccgggaggctccctaatttcagggcaaccatcaACCACCGTCTTCAtccaacaacaatattaagggcgtgccgtaatgtcactgcctttagcgccctctacaacatgtataaacagcgtgccagcccagtcatatgttgtatttggcttctgtacacacacgacacacacgtaagtgact
It encodes the following:
- the LOC133619523 gene encoding SWI/SNF-related matrix-associated actin-dependent regulator of chromatin subfamily B member 1-like; translated protein: MQLALSKTFGQKPVKFQLEQDGDFYMVGSEVGNYLRMFRGSLYKRYPSLWRRLASVEERKKIVASSHATSVTLLKASECEEIFEGNDEKYKAVSISTEPPLYLREQKAKRSSQWVPTLPNSSHHLDAVPCSTTINRNRMGRDKRRTFPLCFDDHDPAVIHENAAQIEVLVPIRLDMEIDGQKLRDAFTWNMNEKLMTPEMFAEILCDDLDLNPLAFVPAITSAIRQQIESYPTDSLLEEQADQRVIIKLNIHVGNISLVDQFEWDMSERENSPESFALKLCSELGLGGEFVTTIAYSIRGQLSWHQRTYAFSENPLPTVEIAIRNTGDADQWCPLLETLTDAEMEKKIRDQDRNTRRMRRLANTAPSW